In the Muricauda sp. MAR_2010_75 genome, one interval contains:
- a CDS encoding carboxypeptidase-like regulatory domain-containing protein has product MKNIVLILFSLLFTSLSMAQEDRQLLRGKVLYRSTNVPNENVINSTSGNATITNDDGEYAIMVKVGDQLVFTAVNYQLEVITITEEILQNNRLVVEVTEKVRELDEVVVTPENQERFLEVKNEDFKQFDYEIDRSTEVENVAESRTVRGMRDGLNFVNIFKALFKSNEAAGVQRAPLKVSEVLRHVYDDEFFVVDLKLPQDKIDAFLLYCDDKIPSQTLLRKENEFQLIDFLVTQSKAFLTELNEE; this is encoded by the coding sequence ATGAAAAATATAGTTTTGATTCTGTTTTCGTTGCTTTTCACCAGTCTGTCCATGGCACAGGAGGACCGACAATTGTTGCGCGGAAAAGTGCTGTACCGCAGCACCAATGTGCCCAACGAGAACGTGATCAATTCTACCTCGGGAAATGCCACGATCACCAACGACGATGGGGAGTATGCCATTATGGTAAAAGTGGGTGACCAGTTGGTCTTTACCGCGGTGAACTACCAATTGGAGGTAATTACCATTACCGAGGAAATTCTACAGAACAATCGCTTGGTAGTGGAGGTGACCGAAAAGGTGCGGGAGTTGGACGAGGTGGTGGTGACCCCTGAAAACCAAGAACGGTTTTTGGAGGTGAAGAATGAGGATTTTAAACAATTTGATTACGAAATTGACCGAAGCACGGAGGTTGAAAACGTGGCCGAGTCCCGAACGGTGCGTGGCATGCGGGACGGTCTTAATTTTGTGAATATTTTTAAGGCGCTTTTTAAATCCAATGAGGCAGCGGGTGTGCAAAGGGCCCCACTTAAGGTCAGCGAGGTACTTCGGCATGTGTATGACGATGAGTTTTTTGTGGTGGATCTTAAGCTGCCGCAAGACAAAATAGATGCCTTTTTATTGTATTGTGATGATAAAATTCCTTCCCAGACCTTGTTGCGCAAGGAAAACGAGTTTCAATTGATTGATTTTTTGGTGACCCAGAGCAAGGCTTTTTTGACGGAGTTGAATGAGGAATGA
- a CDS encoding carboxypeptidase-like regulatory domain-containing protein has product MKKLLFPLLCLCTLWATAQDGSRKILRGAVTSTTEDVVGVVVQNISSEDAVITDIDGNFTIRVQVNDTLVFSAVHFQRKLLPVTKPLYNSNFVTVPMEEFVNELREVVVSPYNLSGVLDKDLEKLPAQRVVDAEALGLPNANAKDFTQSERLLKEASSMSIKGGGGLGGAGGAVSLNPIINAITGRTKMLKNRVKVDNTYARTQRVQDFYVDSLFVTTLKIPMEKIKDFMYFCEVDEAFQTTVDSQDKLKIWDFMVQKSRVYRENNNLD; this is encoded by the coding sequence ATGAAAAAACTTCTTTTCCCATTACTATGTTTATGCACACTTTGGGCGACGGCTCAAGATGGTAGCCGTAAAATATTGAGGGGTGCGGTCACCAGCACCACTGAGGATGTTGTGGGCGTTGTGGTCCAAAATATTTCTTCTGAAGATGCCGTGATCACAGATATTGATGGGAATTTCACCATTAGGGTGCAGGTGAATGACACTTTGGTGTTTTCTGCAGTGCACTTTCAAAGAAAGCTGCTTCCTGTTACCAAACCGCTGTACAATTCCAACTTTGTGACCGTTCCCATGGAAGAATTTGTAAATGAATTGCGAGAGGTGGTGGTGAGTCCGTATAACCTTTCTGGTGTTTTGGATAAAGATCTTGAAAAACTCCCTGCCCAAAGAGTGGTGGACGCCGAAGCACTGGGGCTGCCCAATGCCAATGCCAAGGATTTTACCCAAAGTGAACGATTGCTCAAGGAGGCATCTTCCATGAGTATTAAAGGTGGTGGTGGACTTGGCGGGGCTGGAGGTGCTGTGTCCCTCAATCCCATTATCAATGCCATTACGGGTCGTACCAAAATGTTGAAGAATCGGGTAAAGGTGGACAATACTTATGCTCGGACGCAGCGGGTACAGGATTTTTATGTGGATTCGCTTTTTGTGACCACCTTGAAGATTCCCATGGAAAAAATTAAGGATTTTATGTATTTCTGCGAGGTGGACGAAGCGTTTCAAACCACGGTTGATTCACAAGACAAGTTGAAAATATGGGATTTTATGGTGCAAAAAAGTAGAGTGTACCGGGAGAACAATAACTTGGATTGA
- a CDS encoding DUF6702 family protein — MMKMKTARNLLLPFLAVLFLSFTSAHKFYVSVTNVVYAEEEDAFQITSRIFIDDLDDLLEERYGIKSKLATPNESKVADEYIEKYFRAKFAMELNGKPAEYNFLGKEYDNDVVICYLEIPKVGFPTLKSISVQNEILTDLFEEQQNVVHLKWKGHKKSFVLIKENNKGMLNL; from the coding sequence ATGATGAAAATGAAAACAGCAAGGAACCTGCTATTGCCATTTTTGGCAGTGCTCTTTTTGTCATTCACATCAGCCCATAAATTCTACGTTAGTGTCACTAATGTGGTGTATGCTGAGGAAGAGGATGCATTTCAGATTACCAGTCGCATTTTTATTGATGATTTGGATGACCTTTTGGAAGAGCGGTATGGCATTAAATCCAAGTTGGCCACACCCAATGAGTCAAAAGTGGCCGATGAATACATAGAAAAATATTTCAGGGCCAAATTTGCCATGGAACTCAATGGTAAACCAGCCGAATATAATTTTTTGGGAAAGGAATATGACAATGATGTGGTCATCTGCTATCTTGAAATTCCCAAAGTAGGCTTCCCAACGTTGAAATCCATATCCGTCCAAAATGAGATCCTCACCGATTTGTTTGAGGAACAACAGAACGTGGTCCACCTAAAATGGAAGGGACACAAGAAGAGTTTTGTGCTCATCAAGGAAAATAATAAAGGAATGTTAAACTTGTAA